Below is a genomic region from Fusobacterium sp. IOR10.
TAAAGTTTTATCTACTTTCTTTTTAGTAGGGTGAACTATTAGATGAGGAGGTTTATTTAAAATTAATAAGTCATTGTCTTCATAAATAATATCTAAGTCCATTTTCATAGGTACAATATTTGTTCCTTTTTTTAGTTCAGAAACAATTAATGTATCTTTAAATTTAATTTTTTTTTTAAGTTTGACCTTTTTTCCATTTAAATAAATATCTGAATTTCTCAAATTTCTAGTTGAATATCCAATGACATCCTTTAAGAAAAATCCAACATTTACATCATTATATTCTTTGTCGATAATATATTTTTTCATAAACATTCCTTTTTATTGTTTTTTTTGTTATATTATAACATTAATTTATAAAAAATGTTTAAAAATAAACAACTAAAAGATAGAACTAAAAGGATATGAAATAAATTAAATAAAAGCATAAGAATCTATTTGATTAAAAATTAAGCTTTATTTTTTTAAATAGATATGTTAATCTATTTAATATAAGTACAAGTTATAAGATAGATTAAAATATTTTTAAGGAGGATTTTAAATGGGAAAAAGAATTATTAACACACCAAAAGCTCCAGCAGCTTTAGGACCTTATTCACAAGCAATAGAGGCAAATGGTACTCTTTATATTTCAGGGCAAATTCCATTTGTTCCAGAAACAATGACATTAGTATCTGATGATGTAAAGGATCAAACAAGACAATCTTTAGAAAATTTAAAAGCAATATTAGATGAAGCAGGATATTCATTTAAAGATGTTGTAAAAGCTTCTTGTTTCATTAGTGATATGAATGATTTTGGGGCTATTAATGAAGTTTATGCTGAATACTTAGGGGATGTAAAACCTGCAAGAGCATGTGTTCAAGTTGCAAGATTACCAAAAGATGTAAAAGTTGAAATTGAATTAATAGCAGTTAAATAAATAAATAAATAAATAAAAAGAACCAGAAAAGAAATAGATCTGGTTCTTTTTTTATTTGTTTTTTAAATGTAAAGTTTCAATATAATTACAAATATCTTCAGCACATTTTTTTGAATAGGTAACAGCTTTATTTTTTTTATAAACTCCAAAACCTCTAGTTATACATAAAGTCCTAATAGTATAAGTTAAATTTTCTTTTGTGGAAATATCAATATATACTGATGTGACAAACCCTTTAATAATTCCAAAGGAATTAATTTTTTTATTAAT
It encodes:
- a CDS encoding RidA family protein; amino-acid sequence: MGKRIINTPKAPAALGPYSQAIEANGTLYISGQIPFVPETMTLVSDDVKDQTRQSLENLKAILDEAGYSFKDVVKASCFISDMNDFGAINEVYAEYLGDVKPARACVQVARLPKDVKVEIELIAVK